The following DNA comes from Pongo pygmaeus isolate AG05252 chromosome 9, NHGRI_mPonPyg2-v2.0_pri, whole genome shotgun sequence.
GTCTGAAACCACACTTAGGAAACAAAAAGTTTAGACAAAGAAAAGCCATGAACATAAAATCTTGGACATGACACCATGAGCATGAAGAGGGCCACTCCCAGGGATCTGTGGGGTCCAGACCACTGATACTCCCACTGCATGAGAAAGGTTCACAGGAAAAGCACTCTCTGCTCCCCTCAATTGGCCATGGTCCATGCTCCTTTCATTAGTAGGAATGTTCCTCTACTACTTCCCTCTAGAGTTACAGTGCTGAGGATAGcctgattcagtttcttccttacTGGTGTATTCAGAGAAATTATCCTGAAAGAATTCCCATCACTCAGTTtccttacactttttttttctaggatttctttttctttttctttctcttccctcctttattcctatctttcctttcttatttttaaaataaaattatatataaagtgtacaaagtgatgttttgatacacataGAGTGCATCACACTGAATACTACAGTCAcattaattaacacatccattgCTTCACATGGTTACCTTTTTTTGTGGTGGCAAGTCTTAAGATCTATTGTCTTAGCAAATTTTAACCATACGATAAAATATTATTCCCATCCCCACACTTcacattagatctctagaacttattcatacttttaacagaaattttatatcctttgacaaacatctctccatttccctctctccctgccccttggtaaccaccaatctactctttgcttctgtgaatttgactttttaagattTCACACATAATGTGAaattatgcaatatttttctttctgtgtctggcttattttacctaGATGAATGCCATTTTCGTTAATTAGACTTCCCAAGTGCCTTTGAACTCTTTCACCCTCACTCTACTCCCAGTGCTGAACACCTTTCACAACATACTCTCCTGGGATATGGACCATAGGGCCCCAGGATCCAGGTGCCTAATAATGGCACCAATTCTTATGAGTAGCGTGGAGGGAAGGGACTAGTGGAGTCAGGGTCCATAAAATCAGCCTCCGCAGCTCCTGTAGAAAACAGCAAGAAATAGCAGCAGTACAGCCTTCTGAAGTTGGTGAGTCTCAAGGTGGGGCCAAGGAAATTATGAGGAAGTGGATGCTGATGAGTGGAGGCGGAATCCAGGATCCTGGTGTGAAAAGGACATAGAACTCTTTCAATAAGGCCTAGTGTAGTAGATGACAACCTTGCCACAGTACTTAGGTTCTGGTACAAGCGTTACTGACCTATGGCTGTGATTTCCCTCAGAGCTGAGGCTAAGTCATTTCATGGCTTGTAGACTCAAAACTTCTGTAGGCTCAAAAACTCCTAACTGTATCATAGCTATGAGGCCAAGGCTCTGTGCCTAGCTAGGTCataatcttcctttcttccctaaaTTCATCTATGAACCTAGGTGACTGCTTCTTCTAGGCAATCATAGCTGGGCTCAAATCTTCCATTGCCATTTTGGTTAGTTCAGAATCTGTCTGACTTTTCCGGACTGTTAATGACTCATGGTCAGAGACCATGTTTTGCTCATTGACACCTGGAATGAATAACCACAATGACCACTCCTTTGTGAATATCAGTCTAGGAGTATGAATTGATGTAGTTGGCACACTGAAGATCCAAAAGAATGCCCCAGATCGTCAACAATTCTTCATTTCTCAGATTAGGAGGCCTCAATTTCACTAAGGAAAATTCAGAGGGAGGAAAAATCATTCCAGCTATTAAGGAATTACAAGGTAACTATGAAACAAAGCTGAAAGTATATTATTACCTGGAAGAATCTATCAGTGCTACAAGAAGTCCAAAAGAACATATGTCTTCCTGTATTTGTTAAAAAATCTGGGAGGCATTCCTGACTGCaggctttctctgtctccttaATCTTTCTTACACTAAATTTTCTTGTAGCCCTCCTCACCCCTCAAAATTACCCTTTCTTCTCCATTTACATGGTTATTACTTTTGTTCAGATCTTAATCACTTTTCCTTTGAACTATTGGGACTCTCCAAAAAGCCTCCCTACCTTCTGCGATTCCCCTTTGTCCTATCTGCTATGGTCTCAGTGTTTGTGTCCTcagaaaattcatatgttgaaattctaacctccctcccacctccaagATGATGGTATTAGAAAGTGGAACCTTTGTGAGGTAATTCGGTTATGATGGCTTATGGTTGAGACTGGTACCTGTATAAAAGAGATGGTAGAGAGCTAGctagccccttccaccatgtcaggacacaatgagaaggtgCCACCTCTGAACTAAGAAATGAGCTCTAGCCAGACACAGAatctgctggcactttgatcttaTACTTCTTAGCTTCCAGAACTACGAGATTtgaatgtttgttgtttataagccacccagtttatggtattttgtttcaGCGGTTAAAGTGGTCTAAGACACCATCTATTGCATATCACGTTCCTTTTCAAATATTCTGTGATTTCCTACAGTGTACGTGACAATGCCTACTGTCAGACAGACTTCTGAGGATCCTCTCAAGGCTGCCACTACTTCCCTTCAAACATCTTTTGATACTCTACTCTCCTGCCTCCTTTTCCCCAAAGAACTTGGGATGCAGTAGCCCCTAATGTCTCATTACCAGTCATTACTTAACATCCATGAAGGCAGGTTTTTTTGTTCTTACCTTTGCCTAAAAGGACAGTCTTTATTCTCTCCCAGGAAATgttacctcatttttttttgtcctttgatGCTCTTAGCTTGTTGCATCTTTTGACCTAGCAGAACTTCAGAATATGACAGCCCCTTTCCCCTCCCACAATAACACCTAAAGTTATGTAtcatttattctatttcatttgtgAGAAAACTGGGCAATATGGAGTTGAAATAGCTTTTAGGTTTACACGATCAGTATAAGAGCCAGAATTGTCATTTGTTTCTGCTTGAGGCTAACTTTTAAACCATATTACACTGCTTCATTATCTGAAATATTGCCTCCTTATTTTATGATTGTCATTATTAGAGCCACAACTGTACTGCATTATAAATGTTTGCAGGTCAATTTTCTCTATTAATTAGGTAAGCTCTCAAAAGATAATGGTTTTTGCTTAATCTATGCAATGTGCTGCTGTCTTTAGCATTCTGACAAGGAACTAAGAAAACACCATTTTCTCACTTGTTTGAATAGATCAAGCCATTCAGAGTAGCTATACTTGAGATTATTGGAAAGGAGAAGCTTTACAGATAAGGTGAATTAGTTCAATCTTATTTCTCAAATTCACACTGAGGGTCATTTTCCTAATCAGATATTGAAATGCAGGGCAGAACTGATACACAATTGTGCCTACTCTAGTTTTAACTCCTGAATTCTTGGTTTGTTTTAAAGCCCTACAAtgggtagatttttaaaaataatgtatattgtatAATTTATGTTTAGAAAGTCTGGAATATTCAAGGTGAAAGTTCTTGGATTAAATAAATACTTCCATTATCTTCTCTGGCAGCTAGAGTCTTCTAATATCTTCTCATGCACACCTGAATCCTCTTAGAGAAGACCTGTCAAATGGGACAAGGGTGAAGGATCAGTCATTGTAGCTATGCTGATTACACACTTCCTaatttccctctcttttttcttttttcttttttttttttgagacggagtctcattttgttgccaggctggagtgcagtggcgtgatctcagctcacggcaacctctgccccccaggtctggttcaggcaattctgcctcagcctcccaagtatctgggattacaggcatgcaccaccacagccagttaatttttgtatttttaatagagacagggtttcatcatgttggccaggctggtcttgaactcctgacctcatgatctgcctgcctttgccttcCAAAGTTAGGCTCCCTCTCTTATCCTGCCATGACTCCCTggctactttctgtctctttggctGTGACAGTCATTGCTGTTACCCTTCTTAGTACTTggcctctttctctttgtttagTAGTCAGGGAAAACAAATGATACCCCACAAAAGAAACAGCTGTAATCAAAGCAGATGAGTTTACAGAATGTAGATTACATATGGTAAGGATAATTGGATCCTGGTCACAAAGAAGAATAGGTAATTTTACTTACCAGGTAAGTGGGTTCTTGCATAGATTTACTTGCCTAAAACTCACTCTCTGACTTCTATTCCATCTTTGGTGAACTTCAGCTCATTTGATTAGAGCAGGTCCTCACGTAACGTCATTTCACACAACGTTCTGTCATTATAATGctgacaaggaaaaaaatggatttcAGGTGGGGGCCACTGCCTGTGTGGTGTTTGCATGTTCTCTCCATGTCTGCCTGGGTACTTTAGTTTTCCAGGTACTCTAGTTTCCTTCTACAACCCAACGATGTACAGCTTAATTCTAAATTGTCCCAGTGTGACTGAgtggttgtgtgtgtgagtgctcTCTGTAATGCAATGGCGTCCTGGTTCCCTGAGCTTTTGGGAACCAACCCAAAGCTGCTGGGATAAGCTTGGACCACCTGTAACCTTGAACTGGAATAAGTGGGttgagaaatgaatgaatgaatgaatgaaaatcatTGTAAAGTAAAAATTAGTAAAGTGTACTGAAATCATATAAGCGCATGACAATAAATGATACTTGTGATTGCTGGTTTTTAAACTGCATGGTGGTAGAAGATTCTTCTTACAATTTTCCTTTGTCtctattttattatctataaCATTAGGATAACAATATTAATTACTCCTTAGTATTGTTTAaaaggatgaaatgagatcatGGATATAAAACATTGTGGCTGGCTGGCATATGATACATATTTGGTTAAATATAAGGGAAGGTGACGACagtgattttaaaaactttattgggACAGATACAGGGCCTCAGTGGAAACCCACACTCTACTACGTCTAAAACACATACCTTTTATGTTTCTGTACTTCTCTCCTACATTTTAAGGTACCCTGGATCTCCAGATTGATCAGGAAACTTTACATGGCATCACCCAGCAATGACTCCACTGCCCCAGTCTCTGAATTCCTTCTCATCTGCTTCCCCAACTTCCAGAGTTGGCAGCACTGGCTCTCCCTGCCCCTcagccttctcttcctcctggccATGGGGGCTAACACCACCCTCCTGATCACCATACAGCTGGAGGCCTCTCTGCACCAGCCCCTGTACTACCTGCTCAGCCTTCTCTCCCTGCTGGACATCGTGCTCTGTCTCACAGTCATCCCCAAGGTCCTGGCCATCTTCTGGTTTGACCTCAGGTCAATCAGCTTCCCAGCCTGCTTCCTCCAGATGTTCATCATGAACAGTTTTTTGACCATGGAGTCTTGCACATTCATGGTCATGGCCTATGACCGTTATGTGGCCATCTGCCATCCATTGAGATACCCGTCTATCATCACTGACCAGTTTGTGGCTAGGGCTGTCGTCTTTGTTATAGCCCGGAATGCCTTTGTTTCTCTTCCTGTTCCCATGCTTTCTGCCAGGCTCAGATACTGTGCAGGAAACATAATCAAGAACTGCATCTGCACTAACCTGTCTGTGTCCAAACTCTCTTGTGATGACATCACTTTCAATCAGCTCTACCAGTTTGTGGCAGGCTGGACCCTGTTGGGTTCTGACCTTATCCTTATTGTTATCTCCTATTGTTTTATATTGAAAGTTGTGCTAAGGATCAAGGCAGAGGGTGCTGTGGCCAAGGCCTTGAGCACATGTGGTTCCCACTTCATCCTCATCCTCTTCTTCAGCACAGTCCTGCTGGTTCTGGTCATCACTAACCTGGCCAGGAAGAGAATTCCTCCAGATGTCCCCATTCTGCTCAACATCCTACACCACCTCATTCCCCCAGCTCTGAACCCCATTGTTTATGGTGTGAGAACCAAGGAGATCAAGCAGGGAATCCAAAACCTGCTGAAGAGGTTGTAAGAGTAAAAAGGATTAGATCCACCTTTAGAGTTGTTGATGAAAATTTGGAAATAGGGAATTACTTTTATGTTGGAAAGGAAATTTCACTTTTAAATCCTGGCCTGAGTTCTGATTCTTCTGTTCTCAATATCTCAGGCGACAATGAACACATTTATTTGTGaatctttgttttctgttgcttgaaAGGAAACCTCCCTTTTCTGGATTCTATGGTTACTTCGGAATTTTTCCTGATCTAATCTGCAACGAAAAATCTTGCCAAGACTTTGACAAATGGAGCTGTATTAGAATGGAAGTGTTTGACtgctaaagaaacaaattttatatAATGCCCTTAAAAAGATCACCCTGTCTTCTGATTTGCAAATGACACTGATTCATTTCTTGTCTCTGATTCAGCCTGGCAGACGGCTACCTGGCTTGGGTGCGATGAAGGCATGGCTTGGGTTAAGCACAAATGTTGACCCTGGAACAACTTGGGGTTTAGTGCCTTGCCCTGAATACCCTGACTCTCTTCCATGGCACCTGAGGCAGGTGTGCTATTCACTGGCTCCTAAAATTCTCCTAGACCCAGTTAAGATATTCAGTCTGTACCACCTCTCTGAGGGCAGCATTTCCTATTCTTTCTCTCtacttagattttctttcttcGGTTTTTGGTTTGTAAATGAGGTTGACGATGTTTTAGGATTTTTAGATTGTGGAGGAGTTGTATTGTTTGAAgtgttttatgttcttttcttcatcatcttcatcttcatgTTGTTATAATCCTAGTTCCTATCCCACCTTGAACTGCCTATCCAAGGCACAAATGAGCCATCCTATTCACTCCCTCTGTTGCTGTTTGCTGCAGCTGCCCTCCTGAGCTGGGGCTGGCAAAGCTGCCAACAGTTTCCCAGACATGAAAGTTCTAGGGTTTGTTTTTCACAGAATAGTGTATTCTACTATTTTGGCATTTCCTTCTTAATGATGCCACACAGTTCGGTATCCCCAAGGAATATTTAACAGTCTTAATCTGTCTCTTTTGGGGATGCGAATTAAGATTTCAAGTCCATCATTTGTCCAAGCATTGTTTGACAACTGTCCCAATTGGACTATCCTACTTTCATTTGTACTGAAGCTTATCTTTGCTGAATGACttgtattaaaattaatatctcTACAgtgttaaaaaattttatatgttGCAGCATTTTTTATTACAGACCTCCTATATTCTAGCCCTAACATACTTTTGACTTATCTTAAACTTTGTTTTCTCTGCTACTGTAGCCCAAATGAGCTGCTCATTATTTCTTGAAAATTACTTATTCCCATTTTGCTCTCTCTCTTCAATCATTTGGTGCTTCTCAGATCAGCCTTCTTTTACCATTATCACCATTTGCCAAACCCCATCTTTCCTACCGGGTTTAATTCAAATGCCACCTCCCATAGTAGGCAGTACGTCTTCCTTCCCTGATCCTCCCAACTGGGATCATTATTCTTGCATCTTGtggctgtatttctttctctgacACTGTCATAAGCTTCTTTTAGGTTGAgagtattttattcatctttaaaattcTGCATGGCTACTTTTACTGTCTCTTAtacagataaatttaaaataaaaatgtgttgaacAAAATGTGTAGAACATTTTATAAGTGATCTCTTATCCCTCGTTTTCTTTGATAACTACTtggaaacaacaataaaatcttATACTATTATGTGTCCTTACAGTACCTAACAGAAAGCCTTATTTTTGCCAGCACAAAATGAACCTCTATATAGTGAAGACCATTAGGATTGAGACAGTCTGGACAACTGGAATTGGATTCTCAGATAAAATAATTTGGCTAAATTTGTGTACTCAGATTTTGTGAACTTTGGCTAAACTCATAAATTCTGGCTTTATTACCTTGAAAAtggtgttaatttattttttattgttttttcaaagAGTGAATtaactaataaaaatttttatacagTAAGCATATACACATTAAATTATATACACATTGAATGATTTATTATCATTTCCCTAAGCATGCTGCTTCCCCTGTTGCCCTCCGAATAATAGGCTGACCATTATTGCACACCTTATTTACCTTAGGGTGTAAGGTATCCATGGAATTTGAGTCCTCCTCTGTCCCTCTAGTTATTTTTGTCACTAGTTTATTTTCTCGAGAAGTTCTCTTGCTTATGTGAGGGTTATCACGTAGGAACTCCAAACTATTGGGTGCCCCATAAGACTTTTAGTTGAACGTAGCCTATTTATATCCATTTCAGTCTGGGTGCACCACGAGGCTCTCCACAAGCATCCCTTCAGAAACACATAGGGACAGCCATTGAAGATATGTGGCTATAATACCACTCCGGTGCTCACATTCTTTAAGGCTACGAGGCTTCCAATGCCACTTGCCCCTCCAAATTGTACCAACAATCCCATCTTGTATGTTTGAGAGAGCATGACACAATAATCATAAAATAGGAAACTGTTTTCACCAAGTCCAAGCAGCTGTCTTGGTAAATTATCTTTGTAATTCATGACCACACAGTGTGCAGAGGCTTGACTGCTTTGCAATCCCTGCTCAAAGCAGTGTTAAGAATCCTCACTCTCAGTTTACCTATAAAATAGCAAATGAAATAAACAGAGTCCATAAATGTTGTGTTACATATTTTCTCCAGAGTGTCCTATTGGGTTCTTATTTTAGTCCAACTTTTCTTCTTGGGGTAGAATAACTTCTGCAACCTCTCTCAAAATCAGGTGTCACTTGGCGCTTCATCTGAGAAAAGCTGTTCAGTTATTATTCGCTGTGTCTGAAGCATTTACAATAGAAAAGAGTGATTGTCCCTTTCCTTGGTGTTATCACTTTCCTTGGTGTTATCTACGGCTCTCCCTTCTGTCataatttcccccttttttttgctttattatcCTTCCTAATAATGATGTTTGAGGAAACATCAGGGAGACTTGAggcattataaataaaaattaaaatcttatatacttgaaaaacaaatatttctagaCTTAGGAGAGAGAGAACTTCACTTCAAACTTTAGGTATACTCTTaggaaaattatgtttaaatgagAATTACATAGTATCCATAAACCGGGGTTATTTTATTATAGCCAGTATACGAAAATGGGCTATAAAGCATAATATATTAGAGACATATCATTTCCCTATTACCTACATCACAGTGGCTTCAAAATTGGAATGGGCAAGTGGAACATTTGTTATTAATGATAAGAGCATGAAAATCCAACTCACTCACTGGACAGGTGTAAGATTTGTCCAAATGTGTGTGACAAGTGAAGGAAAAATGCCTTGGAAAGCCTCTCGGTACCAGCAATAAGAGTGAGGAAACTGGAGAGGATGCTGAGACACaatcctctctctttctcacctcACAAGTCTGGGCTCCAAGAATGAGACGGTGGGATGACAATTGTGTTGCAGACAATGGTGCATAACTGGGTGAGATTTTACCTATGTCACTTTgaacttctctctctgtcttccaaaGGAAACCTTGGAAGCCAAGGTCGGAGCTGCTGAGATAACGCTCATGGAGCTGAGAGGTACAGTCCAGTCTTTGGAGATAGACCTGGACTGGATGAGAAATCTGAAGTCCAGCTTAGAGAACAGCCTGAGGGAGGTGGAGGCCCGCTATGCCCTGCAGATGGAGCAGCTCAGTGGGATCCTGCTGCACCTGGAGTCGGAGCTGGCGGAGACCTGAGCAGACAGGCAGCGCCAGGCCCATGAGTAGGAAGCCCTGCTGAATATCAAGGTCAagcgggaggctgagatggccaCCTACCGCTGCCTGCTGGAAGACAGCGAAGACTTCAATGTTGGTTGTTGCCTTGGACAGCCCCAACTCCATGCAAACCATTCAAAAGACTACCACCCGCCAGACAGTGGACGGCAAAGTGATGTTTGAGACCGATGACACCAAAGTTCTGAGACATTAAGCCAGCAGAGGCAGAGTACCCTTTAGGGAGCAGGAGGCCAATAAAAAgtttagaagttaaaaaaaatgttggtTACATGTTAAACTGATAATACTTTAGATATGCtgaataaaataacatattaaattcaattttacatgttttcttttactttttaaagatggctagtaaaaatttaaaatgacatgtGGTTtgcattatattaatatttctcttATAGTCATTATAGGGCTGCTACAGAGTATAGGGAAAGTTATAACATATTAGGCAAAATGGAAGGGCCAATTTGTGTCTTCCAACTTATAAATACACCTTCTTATATTTACACTTAATTCTCACCTTTGAGAAACAGGTTTTTACATTCTCAGAAAAGAGAGTAAAGCTGAGTCTAGGAGTGTCCAACAGTCATTAGGACAACTGCCATTGTTGATGAAAAAAATGGGTGAAGGTGGACTTCCTCAGAGTGTTAAAGAGTATCATCTTTCTAGAGATGGCTGCATTTGCTTTATAACAGGTCTCCCACCATCTGTGCTTGACCTCTTCTCATCCGTTCTCATAGGATGATATTTTGTTAATGAGATTTTGATCATGTCTCAATCGTCTGCTTAAAATTCTTCATGGTGTTCCATGGCGTTTTAGCCTAAAAGACCCAGCATGCTCCAGTTCCTGCTTAAACTCTAGGCTCAGTTCCTGAGTACTAAAATCGCAAATTTTAACAATCCTTTCAGGTCTTTGAAAATACCAAGGTCCCTTTCCTCCTGCTTCACAGGTTTGTATCCTCAGCCTATCCCCACACCTCCCTTCACTTTTAACCAATTCTTATGGGCACTAACTTGAATAGGGAGGGCTTTCCTGAACTCCCCAGACTGGGAAGGTCCTATGTACTTACTATATGTCATCCCATGACTAGTGAAAACCTTTTTATCATGTAGATATTTATGAACATCTAATAGACTACCTGGAATTGGTAGATACCTAATCTACCTATCTGCCATCTACTTATTTATTCCCAAGGAGAATGTGGCTACCAGGTGGAGTGGGAAGTTTCGCTCCACCTAGTGGAGAAGCTCTGTTACTTCGGTGGGAAGCTTGTTACTGGGTAACGGAGATGGGACCAAGGAAAAGATCTGCTTGgtgatggaaaaataaaatcgAGAAGGCCTCAGCCCATCTCATTGGGAACTTCCTGGGATGGACTGTTGGAGAAGCCCTATTTGTCCCGCATGCATCATGGCAATGGGGTTGAGGCCCTTGGGTTTGTCACAGTCCTACAGAGGAGAGGCAAAATGCTCAACTCACCTGAGGCAGgcagcatttgtcttttttcAGAAACATACTCTGAAGCACAGATTTGCATGCAGGAAGTTTATCGAGAAACATACAGGAGAACAATGATTGTCAGGGAGTGAGAGGAGCAAAATGGGgcagaagaagaaattaaactatGATCTAGTTTTCTCAGATGACTCAGCTAACCCAATGGGACCTCTCGAGCTAGGATGACTCTTCAGTGTTGTTTAAGATTGAAGAAAGGGAGCCAAGATTTTGTATTCTTATATCAGCAGTCATTGGGTGTGAACTGTGTTGGAGAAGGAAAAG
Coding sequences within:
- the LOC129007862 gene encoding olfactory receptor 56A4, with the protein product MASPSNDSTAPVSEFLLICFPNFQSWQHWLSLPLSLLFLLAMGANTTLLITIQLEASLHQPLYYLLSLLSLLDIVLCLTVIPKVLAIFWFDLRSISFPACFLQMFIMNSFLTMESCTFMVMAYDRYVAICHPLRYPSIITDQFVARAVVFVIARNAFVSLPVPMLSARLRYCAGNIIKNCICTNLSVSKLSCDDITFNQLYQFVAGWTLLGSDLILIVISYCFILKVVLRIKAEGAVAKALSTCGSHFILILFFSTVLLVLVITNLARKRIPPDVPILLNILHHLIPPALNPIVYGVRTKEIKQGIQNLLKRL